One Kitasatospora sp. MAP12-44 DNA segment encodes these proteins:
- a CDS encoding class I SAM-dependent methyltransferase, whose translation MQRFDRAFDRAEEATAAGRRPAGSAGYGPAADELAQQYESVTFDEVHRDALRWFPPAPSRIADIGAGTGRDAAALAELGHRVTAVEPTPELRAIGRRLHAGSAIDWVDDVLPALDRLAGAFDLVLLTAVWMHLDRSERLDAMRRIRELLADGGRVVITLRHGPVPPGRRMFDVTVAETLELAERFGLHELDVSGRADLHGRDGVSWSTVVLVSGEDH comes from the coding sequence GTGCAGAGATTCGACAGGGCTTTCGACAGGGCTGAGGAAGCGACAGCGGCCGGGCGGCGACCGGCCGGCAGCGCGGGATACGGTCCCGCGGCTGACGAGCTGGCGCAGCAGTACGAGAGCGTCACCTTCGACGAGGTCCACCGCGATGCCCTCCGCTGGTTCCCGCCGGCGCCGAGCAGGATCGCGGACATCGGCGCGGGCACGGGTCGTGACGCGGCTGCCCTGGCCGAACTCGGCCACCGCGTAACCGCGGTGGAGCCCACACCGGAGCTGCGGGCGATCGGCCGACGGCTGCACGCGGGATCGGCGATCGACTGGGTCGACGACGTGCTTCCCGCGCTGGACCGCTTGGCGGGCGCGTTCGACCTCGTCCTGCTCACCGCCGTGTGGATGCACCTGGACCGGAGCGAGCGGCTCGACGCGATGCGGCGGATCCGTGAACTGCTGGCCGACGGCGGTCGGGTGGTCATCACCCTGCGGCACGGCCCGGTCCCGCCCGGTCGGCGGATGTTCGACGTGACCGTGGCCGAGACCCTCGAACTCGCCGAACGCTTCGGCCTGCACGAGCTGGACGTCAGCGGGCGCGCCGATCTGCACGGCCGCGACGGCGTGAGCTGGAGCACCGTGGTCCTGGTCTCAGGTGAGGATCACTGA
- a CDS encoding DUF4129 domain-containing protein — protein sequence MTAPQDSAGRENADDGRPVRRTAGTGGSAPLATRAVAAQAVALALVAVAGLVLAAVLLRPDGAAWTSARGPLSGNFTLMLLLAFGWLLALTGLTGRYRTGVRGATSLSPRAERLKDATRFLLPALAVALPIVLVVLGTPTVTQHPDLKVVIRRPRDPGGPTGGHPAVSLEILVVLVALVALAAAVIMLWPSRRRKRAARPNRRPLRPETAAVVDEATLAEAVESARRALHGDDARAAVIACYAAMEQSLAASGTAREASDSPTDLLARVVANGILRDTDATELTELFREARYSSHPMSQPHLHRARTALDAIAATLAEWALIAERTAGSEALATSEVSR from the coding sequence ATGACAGCACCACAGGACTCGGCGGGCCGCGAGAACGCGGATGACGGTCGGCCGGTCCGCCGTACGGCCGGAACCGGCGGGTCGGCGCCGCTCGCAACGCGGGCAGTCGCGGCGCAGGCGGTCGCACTGGCCCTGGTGGCCGTGGCCGGGCTGGTCCTGGCCGCCGTGCTGCTGCGGCCCGACGGCGCCGCGTGGACCTCCGCGCGCGGCCCGCTCAGCGGGAACTTCACCCTGATGCTGCTGCTCGCCTTCGGCTGGCTGCTCGCGCTCACCGGGCTGACCGGCCGGTACCGCACGGGGGTGCGCGGCGCTACGAGCCTGTCGCCCCGCGCGGAGCGGCTGAAGGACGCGACGCGATTCCTGCTGCCTGCGCTGGCCGTCGCGCTGCCGATCGTGCTGGTGGTCCTGGGCACGCCCACCGTGACGCAGCACCCGGACCTGAAGGTCGTGATACGTCGGCCGAGGGATCCGGGCGGGCCCACTGGCGGTCACCCCGCTGTGTCGTTGGAGATCCTCGTCGTGCTGGTGGCGCTGGTCGCCCTGGCGGCTGCGGTGATCATGCTGTGGCCGAGTCGGCGCCGCAAGCGGGCAGCGCGCCCGAACCGGCGGCCGCTGCGGCCCGAGACGGCGGCGGTGGTCGACGAGGCGACGCTCGCCGAAGCCGTCGAGTCCGCGCGCCGGGCCCTGCACGGCGACGACGCGCGAGCCGCCGTGATCGCCTGCTACGCGGCGATGGAACAGTCGCTGGCCGCCTCCGGAACCGCCCGCGAAGCCTCCGACAGCCCCACCGACCTACTGGCCCGCGTCGTCGCCAACGGCATCCTGCGCGACACCGACGCCACCGAACTCACCGAACTCTTCCGCGAGGCGCGCTACTCCAGCCACCCCATGAGCCAGCCACACCTGCACCGCGCCCGCACCGCACTCGACGCCATCGCCGCCACGCTCGCCGAGTGGGCACTGATCGCCGAACGCACCGCGGGCTCGGAGGCCTTGGCTACGTCAGAGGTCTCACGATGA
- a CDS encoding DUF4129 domain-containing protein, whose amino-acid sequence MTAPHDQAERRRAGAPAIAVAAVTVAGLVLAALLLRPDGTAWTAARGPLTGNFFLAVLLAFGWLLGLTGLTSRYRAAVRGVQGLSPRAERLKDATRVLLPVLAVTVPIVLVVLASPGRVAQPPGNRNGSGPSPQPAGGPSAPPTPPVQHNKGGKGLSVDLVLLFEIGVGLLALAALVAGLTVLWRHRNNLWSVPAQAAAPEGADEEALAEAVESARRALHGDDARTAVIACYAAMEQSLAASGTAREASDSPTDLLARVVANGTLRDTDATELTELFREARYSSHPMGGAQLDRARAALDAIAATLAERALIAERIAGSEDAETSDASP is encoded by the coding sequence ATGACAGCACCACACGACCAGGCGGAGCGACGACGTGCCGGGGCGCCGGCGATCGCGGTGGCTGCGGTCACCGTCGCCGGGCTGGTCCTGGCCGCCCTGCTGCTACGCCCCGACGGCACCGCGTGGACCGCCGCGCGCGGCCCGCTCACCGGGAACTTCTTCCTGGCCGTGCTGCTCGCCTTCGGCTGGCTGCTCGGGCTCACCGGGCTGACCAGCCGCTACCGCGCCGCCGTCCGGGGCGTGCAGGGCCTGTCGCCCCGGGCCGAGCGGCTCAAGGACGCGACCCGCGTGCTGCTGCCCGTGCTGGCCGTCACCGTTCCGATCGTGCTGGTGGTCCTCGCCTCGCCCGGCCGGGTCGCGCAGCCCCCGGGTAACCGGAACGGTTCGGGGCCGTCGCCGCAACCGGCTGGCGGGCCGAGCGCGCCGCCGACTCCGCCGGTCCAGCACAACAAGGGCGGCAAGGGCCTGAGCGTCGATCTGGTGCTGCTCTTCGAGATCGGCGTCGGGCTGTTGGCGCTGGCCGCGCTGGTGGCGGGGCTGACCGTGCTGTGGCGCCACCGGAACAACCTCTGGTCAGTGCCCGCGCAGGCGGCGGCGCCGGAGGGGGCCGACGAGGAGGCGCTCGCCGAGGCTGTCGAGTCCGCGCGCCGGGCCCTGCACGGCGACGACGCGCGGACTGCCGTGATCGCCTGCTACGCGGCGATGGAACAGTCGCTGGCCGCCTCCGGAACCGCCCGCGAAGCTTCCGACAGCCCCACCGACCTGCTGGCCCGCGTCGTCGCCAACGGCACGCTGCGCGACACCGACGCCACCGAACTCACCGAACTCTTCCGCGAGGCGCGCTACTCCAGCCACCCGATGGGCGGGGCGCAACTCGACCGCGCCCGCGCCGCACTCGACGCCATCGCCGCCACGCTCGCCGAGCGGGCACTGATCGCCGAACGCATCGCGGGCTCGGAGGACGCGGAGACCTCGGACGCCTCCCCCTGA
- a CDS encoding aldo/keto reductase: MSFEHLLAAAPTPRFGLGLAALGRPGYINLGRAEDLPVERTVSALRERAHEVLDAAYAQGVRYLDAARSYGRSEEFLAEWLERRPEVGDVVVGSKWGYTYTADWRADAQVHEVKDHSVQSYDRQVAESRSLLGKRLDLYQIHSVTPDSPALTDPVLHRRLAGLAAEGVRIGLSTSGPSQADAIRAALTVTVDGEPLFRSVQATYNLLEPSAGDALAAAHDAGCLVIVKEGMANGRLAGRATDAVESAVLRRVAEEAGAGCDAVALAAVLHQPWADVVLSGAATVDQLGSNLRAAAVQLDADQLAGLATLAEPARAYWQHRSGLPWS; encoded by the coding sequence GTGTCCTTCGAGCACCTCCTGGCCGCCGCGCCGACACCTCGATTCGGGCTGGGCCTGGCCGCGCTGGGCCGGCCCGGCTACATCAACCTCGGCCGGGCCGAGGACCTCCCGGTCGAGCGCACGGTGTCCGCGCTGCGTGAACGCGCCCACGAGGTGCTCGACGCCGCCTACGCGCAGGGCGTGCGCTACCTGGACGCGGCCCGCTCCTACGGTCGCTCGGAGGAGTTCCTCGCCGAGTGGCTCGAACGCCGGCCGGAGGTCGGGGACGTCGTGGTCGGCAGCAAGTGGGGCTACACCTACACGGCCGACTGGCGGGCCGATGCGCAGGTGCACGAGGTCAAGGACCACAGCGTGCAGTCCTACGACCGCCAGGTGGCCGAGAGCCGCAGCCTGCTCGGCAAGCGCCTTGACCTCTACCAGATCCACTCCGTCACGCCGGACAGCCCCGCCCTCACCGACCCCGTTCTGCACCGCCGGCTGGCGGGGCTGGCCGCCGAGGGCGTGCGCATCGGGCTGTCGACCAGCGGCCCGTCCCAGGCGGACGCCATCCGTGCCGCGCTCACCGTCACGGTGGACGGTGAGCCGCTCTTCCGCAGCGTGCAGGCCACCTACAACCTGCTCGAACCCTCGGCCGGTGACGCCCTCGCCGCGGCGCACGACGCCGGCTGCCTCGTCATCGTCAAGGAGGGCATGGCCAACGGGCGCCTGGCCGGCCGCGCCACCGACGCGGTGGAGTCCGCCGTCCTGCGCCGGGTGGCCGAGGAGGCGGGCGCCGGCTGCGACGCGGTCGCCCTGGCCGCCGTCCTCCACCAGCCCTGGGCCGACGTGGTGCTGTCCGGCGCCGCCACCGTCGATCAGCTCGGCAGCAACCTGCGGGCCGCCGCCGTTCAGCTCGACGCGGACCAGCTCGCGGGACTGGCCACGCTGGCCGAACCCGCCCGCGCGTACTGGCAGCACAGGTCGGGGCTGCCCTGGAGCTGA
- a CDS encoding glycosyltransferase family 87 protein yields MVTYRQLLLKLTVLSALAAAAGIFLAVIPGHRGWFDVGVYYGTVQHWIHGGRLYDYQRPGTGYGFTYPPFAALCMLPMALVGWHTAIAVATVLSVAASAALLYWLVDPIARRQGWDRWFAFGLAACAFAILNPVRDTFSFGQINLLLMALVFADYRQLADRKGRFAGIGTGLAAALKLTPVLFIGYLLIAGRRRAALVAAGTALGATLLGQLLAPQASRFFWTDALWNTSRIGRLDYVSNQSLQGMLARLAPTAPSRGPWLAAVLLALAVWAYRSRTAARRGDQATGFALTGLASCLVSPIAWVHHLVWTLPALLALADAGLRAPSRRRRQLLLTGAGAGYLVLTSGLVWLWHQPTSGLGDFLGANAYLLLTVALLLVLPLPLPAPPGDRGSRPLPCRCEAQLQGSPDLCCQYARAGSASVASPASWSASS; encoded by the coding sequence ATGGTGACGTATCGTCAACTACTGCTGAAACTAACGGTCCTGTCCGCACTGGCGGCCGCCGCCGGAATCTTCCTCGCCGTCATCCCGGGCCACCGCGGCTGGTTCGACGTGGGCGTCTACTACGGCACCGTCCAGCACTGGATCCACGGCGGCCGGCTGTACGACTACCAACGCCCAGGCACCGGCTACGGTTTCACCTACCCGCCGTTCGCAGCGCTCTGCATGCTGCCGATGGCCCTGGTCGGCTGGCACACCGCGATCGCCGTCGCCACCGTACTGAGCGTCGCGGCCAGCGCCGCACTGCTGTACTGGCTGGTCGATCCCATCGCCCGCCGCCAGGGCTGGGACCGGTGGTTCGCCTTCGGTCTGGCGGCCTGCGCCTTCGCGATCCTCAACCCGGTGCGGGACACCTTCAGCTTCGGCCAGATCAACCTGCTGCTGATGGCCCTGGTCTTCGCCGACTACCGCCAACTTGCGGACAGGAAGGGCCGGTTCGCAGGAATCGGGACCGGCCTGGCAGCCGCGCTCAAGCTCACTCCGGTCCTCTTCATCGGCTACCTGCTGATCGCCGGACGGCGGCGAGCCGCGCTGGTCGCCGCCGGCACGGCCCTCGGCGCGACCCTGCTCGGCCAGCTGCTCGCACCGCAGGCCTCGCGGTTCTTCTGGACCGACGCGCTCTGGAACACCAGCCGGATCGGCCGGCTCGACTACGTCTCCAACCAGTCGCTCCAGGGCATGCTGGCCCGGCTCGCACCGACCGCGCCCAGCCGCGGCCCCTGGCTGGCGGCCGTGCTGCTGGCGCTCGCCGTCTGGGCCTACCGGTCCCGCACAGCCGCCAGGCGCGGCGACCAGGCGACCGGCTTCGCCCTCACCGGCCTGGCGTCCTGCCTGGTCAGCCCGATCGCCTGGGTGCACCACCTGGTCTGGACGCTCCCCGCGCTGCTCGCCCTCGCCGACGCCGGGCTGCGCGCCCCGAGCCGGCGGCGCCGACAGCTGCTGCTCACCGGCGCCGGGGCCGGCTACCTGGTGCTGACCAGTGGCCTGGTCTGGCTCTGGCACCAACCGACCAGCGGCCTCGGCGACTTCCTGGGCGCCAACGCCTACCTGCTGCTCACCGTCGCCCTGCTGCTCGTCCTTCCGCTGCCGCTGCCCGCACCACCCGGCGACCGGGGGAGCCGCCCCCTGCCCTGCCGGTGCGAGGCTCAGCTCCAGGGCAGCCCCGACCTGTGCTGCCAGTACGCGCGGGCGGGTTCGGCCAGCGTGGCCAGTCCCGCGAGCTGGTCCGCGTCGAGCTGA
- a CDS encoding ABC transporter ATP-binding protein, whose protein sequence is MTMTATATYAAAGATGLSKVYGEGETRVVALDQVSVEFRRGEFTAIMGPSGSGKSTLMHCMAGLDTASAGSTRIGDMELVGLPDKALTKLRRDKIGFVFQAFNLLPTLTALENITLPMDIAGRKVDQVWLDRVVDTVGLSGRLAHRPSQLSGGQQQRVACARALASRPEIVFADEPTGNLDSRSGGEILSFLRNSVRELGQTVVMVTHDPVAASYADRVVFLADGRLVDELQLPTADSVLDRMRRFDAKGRTS, encoded by the coding sequence ATGACCATGACAGCGACCGCCACGTACGCCGCCGCCGGAGCCACCGGTCTGAGCAAGGTCTACGGTGAGGGCGAGACCCGGGTGGTGGCGCTCGACCAGGTGAGCGTGGAGTTCCGGCGCGGCGAGTTCACCGCGATCATGGGGCCGTCCGGTTCCGGCAAGTCGACCCTGATGCACTGCATGGCCGGCCTGGACACCGCCAGCGCGGGCTCCACCCGGATCGGCGACATGGAGCTGGTCGGCCTGCCCGACAAGGCGCTGACCAAGCTGCGGCGCGACAAGATCGGCTTTGTCTTCCAGGCCTTCAACCTGCTGCCGACCCTCACCGCGCTGGAGAACATCACGCTGCCGATGGACATCGCCGGTCGCAAGGTCGACCAGGTGTGGCTGGACCGGGTGGTGGACACCGTGGGCCTGTCCGGGCGGCTCGCGCACCGGCCGAGCCAGCTCTCCGGCGGCCAGCAGCAACGCGTGGCCTGCGCCCGGGCGTTGGCCAGCCGACCCGAGATCGTCTTCGCCGACGAGCCCACCGGCAACCTGGACTCCCGTTCGGGCGGCGAGATCCTCTCCTTCCTGCGCAACTCGGTGCGCGAGCTGGGCCAGACCGTGGTGATGGTCACCCACGACCCGGTGGCGGCCTCGTACGCGGACCGGGTGGTCTTCCTGGCGGACGGCCGACTGGTCGACGAGCTGCAACTGCCCACCGCCGACAGCGTGCTGGACCGGATGCGCCGCTTCGACGCCAAGGGCCGTACGAGCTGA
- a CDS encoding ABC transporter permease: protein MYRTALRNVLAHKARLLMTVLAVLLGTAFVAGTLVFTDTLGSALKSENAKSYIDIAVTVSDRDAVSNGYDRGGRSSAGTAAGLTDDVRRKIAALPGSADARGVVSGFAGIADKHGSLIGDGFSTTGTNYVPGPDGKDSRYPLVDGRGPVAPGEVALDARTAEKGGFKVGDTVRVAVNGPVMQLKLVGTLHTNDPRISAGGSLAAFDTATAQTLYLSPGRFNELDVKGSPGADDDALLTAVKAALPSAGDFDAQTGKQLAAEQERMIAEGTKGMSKALLAFAGISLFVGVFIIANTFTMLVAQRTRELALLRAVGASRKQITRSVLAEALLVGAIASVAGLIAGAGIASGLQWLMTSVFDSGLPDGPLVISPNTVLTAVGTGVLVTVLAAWLPARRASRIAPVAAMSSMDQPATQKSLLLRNTIGAVLALIGLGALVAGQAGGTSALVALGAATTLLGVFVLTPLLSRPLIALFSPLLRRVYGTPGKLARENALRNPRRTAATASALTIGVTLITALTVVGASVNHAVDKASGTDLKADFSVSMANYSLLSPEVATQIAKAPGVAAASPLRSVAVQVGGDTRWLTGVDAGTIGQLASLTVREGSADALKQGQLLVGHDYAATEGVKLGDTLAVTYPDGSAGRLTVGGVLAPNTVLDGLIAPDALVAPHSSSSPAAGDAAGGAAGAPQAAGLEKVLVKGEDGPSKGLKQALKDATGGNPLITVKDQQDIKDESRQMVNAVLNIMYGLLGMSVLVAVLGVINTMAMSVFERRREIGMLRAIGLDRRGVRQTVRLESLLISLLGGVLGIGLGILIAWAGTGLIGSSFRSMELVVPPLQVLGFLLGAALIGLLAALWPARRAARLDILDSIKAA, encoded by the coding sequence ATGTACCGCACCGCTCTGCGCAACGTCCTGGCCCACAAGGCCCGGCTGCTGATGACCGTGCTCGCCGTGCTGCTCGGCACCGCCTTCGTGGCCGGCACCCTCGTCTTCACCGACACCCTCGGCAGCGCCCTGAAGTCCGAGAACGCCAAGAGCTACATCGATATCGCCGTCACCGTCAGCGACCGCGACGCGGTGAGCAACGGCTACGACCGTGGCGGCCGCAGCAGCGCCGGCACGGCCGCCGGCCTCACCGACGACGTCCGGCGCAAGATCGCCGCGCTGCCCGGCTCGGCCGACGCCCGCGGAGTGGTCAGCGGCTTCGCCGGGATCGCCGACAAGCACGGCTCGCTGATCGGCGACGGCTTCTCGACCACGGGCACCAACTACGTTCCCGGCCCGGACGGCAAGGACAGCCGCTACCCGCTGGTCGACGGCCGCGGTCCGGTCGCGCCGGGCGAGGTGGCGCTGGACGCCAGGACCGCCGAGAAGGGCGGGTTCAAGGTCGGCGACACCGTACGGGTGGCCGTCAACGGCCCGGTGATGCAACTGAAGCTGGTCGGCACCCTGCACACCAATGACCCGCGGATCTCGGCCGGCGGCTCGCTGGCCGCCTTCGACACCGCCACCGCGCAGACCCTCTACCTCTCCCCCGGCCGGTTCAACGAGCTGGACGTCAAGGGCAGTCCGGGCGCGGACGACGACGCGCTGCTGACCGCGGTCAAGGCGGCGCTGCCGTCCGCCGGCGACTTCGACGCGCAGACCGGCAAGCAGCTGGCCGCCGAACAGGAGCGCATGATCGCCGAGGGCACGAAGGGGATGAGCAAGGCGCTGCTGGCCTTCGCCGGGATCTCGCTCTTCGTCGGCGTCTTCATCATCGCCAACACCTTCACCATGCTGGTCGCCCAGCGCACCCGGGAGCTGGCCCTGCTGCGCGCGGTGGGCGCCTCGCGCAAGCAGATCACCCGCTCGGTGCTGGCCGAGGCGCTGCTGGTCGGCGCGATCGCGTCGGTGGCCGGGCTGATCGCCGGCGCCGGCATCGCGTCCGGGCTGCAGTGGCTGATGACAAGCGTGTTCGACTCCGGTCTGCCGGACGGACCGCTGGTGATCTCGCCGAACACCGTGCTGACCGCCGTCGGCACCGGCGTGCTGGTGACCGTGCTGGCCGCCTGGCTGCCGGCCCGACGGGCCTCGCGGATCGCCCCGGTGGCCGCGATGAGCAGCATGGACCAGCCCGCGACGCAGAAGAGCCTGCTGCTGCGCAACACCATCGGCGCGGTCCTGGCGCTGATCGGCCTGGGCGCGCTGGTGGCAGGTCAGGCCGGCGGGACCTCCGCCCTGGTCGCGCTGGGCGCGGCGACCACGCTGCTCGGCGTGTTCGTGCTCACCCCGCTGCTCTCCCGCCCGCTGATCGCGCTGTTCAGCCCGCTGCTGCGCCGCGTCTACGGCACCCCCGGCAAGCTGGCCAGGGAGAACGCACTGCGCAACCCGCGCCGCACCGCCGCCACCGCCTCGGCGCTGACCATCGGCGTCACCCTGATCACCGCGCTGACGGTGGTCGGCGCCTCGGTCAACCACGCCGTGGACAAGGCCTCGGGCACCGACCTGAAGGCCGACTTCTCGGTCTCGATGGCCAACTACTCGCTGCTCTCCCCCGAGGTGGCCACCCAGATCGCCAAGGCACCCGGGGTCGCGGCCGCCAGCCCGCTGCGCAGCGTGGCGGTACAGGTCGGCGGCGACACCCGCTGGCTGACCGGTGTGGACGCCGGCACGATCGGCCAACTCGCCTCGCTGACCGTGCGGGAGGGCTCCGCCGACGCGCTGAAGCAGGGTCAGCTGCTGGTCGGCCATGACTACGCCGCCACCGAGGGCGTCAAGCTCGGCGACACGCTGGCAGTGACCTACCCGGACGGCAGCGCCGGCCGGTTGACGGTCGGCGGGGTGCTGGCGCCGAACACTGTGCTGGACGGGCTGATAGCACCGGACGCGCTGGTCGCACCGCACAGCAGCAGCAGCCCCGCTGCGGGAGATGCTGCGGGAGGTGCTGCGGGAGCTCCTCAGGCAGCCGGACTGGAGAAGGTGCTGGTCAAGGGCGAGGACGGCCCGAGCAAGGGGCTCAAGCAGGCACTCAAGGACGCCACCGGCGGCAACCCGCTGATCACCGTCAAGGACCAGCAGGACATCAAGGACGAGTCGCGGCAGATGGTCAACGCCGTGCTGAACATCATGTACGGGCTGCTCGGGATGTCGGTGCTGGTGGCCGTCCTGGGCGTGATCAACACGATGGCGATGTCGGTGTTCGAGCGGCGCCGGGAGATCGGCATGCTGCGCGCGATCGGTCTCGACCGGCGCGGCGTGCGGCAGACCGTCCGGCTGGAGTCGCTGCTGATCTCACTGCTGGGCGGGGTGCTGGGGATCGGGCTGGGCATCCTGATCGCCTGGGCGGGTACCGGGCTGATCGGCAGCAGCTTCCGCAGCATGGAGCTGGTCGTTCCGCCGCTGCAGGTGCTCGGGTTCCTGCTGGGCGCCGCGCTGATCGGCCTGCTGGCCGCGCTCTGGCCGGCCCGGCGGGCGGCCAGGCTGGACATCCTGGACAGCATCAAGGCCGCCTGA
- a CDS encoding MoxR family ATPase: MLHTPDAPLTPQEAGLRARQVLDEIGRAVVGKPEALELVMLGVLAGGHVLIEDLPGLGKTLLARSFATTLGLDFRRIQFTPDLLPSDVSGAPFYDQNSGEMVFRPGPLFTHLLLADEINRTPPKTQAALLEAMAESQVTTDGTTRRLPDPFVVIATANPIEYEGTYSLPEAQLDRFLLRVRMGYLAPELEGSMLRARLDRAAPEATLRALSNPAEVLAMRAALEQVEVEDDLVDYIIALISATRVDPQIQVGASPRGGLALVQLARARAVLEGRDYLTPEDVKAVAVPALAHRITLKPELWVRQVEADDVVAKLVASVPTPQTVPRPQPVQDRAPQS; the protein is encoded by the coding sequence ATGCTGCACACTCCCGATGCCCCGCTGACGCCGCAGGAGGCCGGCCTGCGGGCCCGCCAGGTGCTGGACGAGATCGGACGAGCCGTGGTCGGCAAGCCCGAGGCGCTCGAACTGGTCATGCTCGGGGTGCTGGCCGGTGGCCATGTGCTGATCGAGGACCTGCCCGGGCTCGGCAAGACCCTGCTGGCCCGCTCCTTCGCCACCACCCTGGGCCTGGACTTCCGACGCATCCAGTTCACCCCGGACCTGCTGCCCTCGGACGTCTCCGGCGCGCCGTTCTACGACCAGAACAGCGGCGAGATGGTGTTCCGCCCGGGCCCGCTCTTCACCCACCTGCTGCTGGCCGACGAGATCAACCGGACGCCGCCCAAGACGCAGGCCGCGCTCCTGGAGGCGATGGCCGAGTCGCAGGTCACCACCGACGGGACGACCCGGCGACTGCCGGACCCGTTCGTGGTGATCGCCACCGCCAACCCGATCGAGTACGAGGGGACGTACAGCCTGCCCGAGGCGCAGCTCGACCGGTTCCTGCTGCGGGTCCGGATGGGTTATCTCGCACCGGAGTTGGAGGGTTCCATGCTGCGGGCCCGGCTCGACCGGGCCGCGCCCGAGGCGACGCTGCGGGCGCTCAGCAACCCGGCCGAGGTGCTGGCCATGCGGGCCGCGCTGGAGCAGGTGGAGGTCGAGGACGACCTGGTCGACTACATCATCGCGCTGATCAGCGCGACCCGGGTGGACCCGCAGATCCAGGTCGGCGCCTCGCCGCGCGGCGGTCTTGCCCTGGTCCAACTCGCCCGCGCCCGCGCGGTGCTGGAGGGCCGTGACTATCTGACCCCGGAGGACGTCAAGGCGGTGGCGGTGCCCGCGCTCGCCCACCGGATCACCCTCAAGCCGGAGTTGTGGGTGCGCCAGGTCGAAGCGGACGACGTGGTGGCCAAGTTGGTCGCCTCGGTGCCGACTC
- the mptB gene encoding polyprenol phosphomannose-dependent alpha 1,6 mannosyltransferase MptB — protein MPNPGLGLTADAQHCRRLGLAGSAALAVGGLASGAGPVGVPPYLAELGLFLAYFGMVLLVAGWLLLGLVIGAAPGRRPATGPGERWLLHTLACWAAPLLLGPPLFSRDVYSYLAQGALVQARVDVYTHGPAALGGPLADQVPGVWQHTPAPYGPVFLAVASATERLFGPGLHTGVFGLRLVAVVSTGVLVVLLPALARACGVDPAAALWLGALNPLLLFHLLAGAHNDALLLALLVGGLLAALGGHPVPAGLLVTLAALVKLPAVLGLPVVLLLWSGQLHGRARLLRAALGTGAVASLTTVAVTLLTGTGYGWIHALTVPVSAGSWSLTGALGWAVGRVLAIWLPGLAPMAVAAARWLGLAAAAVVLAVLAIRIRNQHLGAVYALGLGLAAVVALGPAIRPWYALWAVVLIAAAAPEGPVRSWAPVVSGLLALVVVPDGFTPDREQLAIALAGGAAALAVLCSLRLLGAPIKEYRSGW, from the coding sequence ATGCCGAACCCGGGCCTGGGCCTGACCGCCGACGCGCAGCACTGCCGACGCCTGGGGCTGGCCGGGTCGGCGGCGCTCGCGGTGGGCGGACTGGCCTCGGGCGCGGGGCCGGTGGGCGTCCCGCCGTACCTGGCCGAACTCGGCCTGTTCCTCGCGTACTTCGGCATGGTGCTGCTGGTCGCCGGCTGGCTGCTGCTGGGCCTGGTGATCGGTGCTGCTCCGGGCCGCCGTCCAGCGACTGGCCCCGGCGAACGCTGGCTGCTGCACACGCTCGCCTGCTGGGCCGCGCCGCTGCTGCTCGGCCCGCCGCTGTTCAGCCGGGACGTCTACAGCTACCTCGCCCAGGGCGCGCTGGTGCAGGCCAGGGTGGACGTCTACACGCACGGCCCGGCCGCGCTCGGCGGGCCGCTGGCCGACCAGGTGCCCGGCGTCTGGCAGCACACCCCGGCGCCGTACGGGCCGGTCTTCCTCGCCGTCGCCTCCGCCACCGAGCGGCTGTTCGGCCCGGGGCTGCACACCGGCGTGTTCGGCCTGCGCCTGGTCGCGGTCGTGTCGACCGGCGTGCTGGTGGTGCTGCTGCCCGCGCTGGCCCGCGCCTGCGGGGTGGACCCCGCGGCGGCGCTCTGGCTCGGCGCGCTCAACCCGCTGCTGCTCTTCCATCTGCTGGCGGGCGCGCACAACGACGCCCTGCTGCTCGCCCTGCTGGTGGGCGGCCTCCTGGCGGCTCTGGGTGGCCACCCGGTGCCGGCGGGCCTCCTGGTGACTCTCGCGGCCCTGGTCAAGCTGCCGGCCGTGCTCGGCCTGCCGGTCGTGCTGCTGCTGTGGAGTGGCCAACTCCATGGTCGGGCCCGGCTGTTGCGTGCCGCACTCGGCACCGGTGCGGTGGCCTCGCTGACGACGGTCGCGGTGACCCTGCTGACCGGGACGGGCTACGGCTGGATCCACGCGCTGACAGTTCCCGTCTCGGCCGGGAGCTGGTCGCTGACCGGCGCGCTCGGCTGGGCCGTCGGCCGGGTGCTGGCGATCTGGCTGCCCGGGCTCGCCCCGATGGCCGTCGCGGCCGCACGCTGGTTGGGGCTGGCGGCCGCCGCGGTCGTGCTCGCCGTGCTCGCCATCCGGATCCGCAACCAACACTTGGGCGCCGTCTACGCGTTGGGGCTCGGCCTGGCGGCGGTGGTCGCCCTCGGGCCGGCGATCCGCCCCTGGTATGCGCTCTGGGCCGTCGTGTTGATAGCCGCGGCCGCCCCCGAAGGCCCGGTCCGCAGCTGGGCACCGGTCGTCAGCGGCCTGCTGGCCCTCGTGGTCGTGCCGGACGGATTCACCCCGGACCGCGAGCAGTTGGCGATCGCCCTGGCGGGCGGTGCCGCCGCCCTGGCCGTCCTGTGCAGTCTGCGGCTGCTCGGCGCACCGATCAAGGAGTACCGATCAGGATGGTGA